A portion of the Desulfurobacterium indicum genome contains these proteins:
- a CDS encoding ATP synthase F0 subunit B: MEGNIVSLNATVIVQMINFLVFMVIMDKVLFKPMITHLAKREEELNVLKLEAEELRKSAEKFLQEYQAVIAEAKEKAKELLNAALKEAKEERERIISQAQEEMQAKVEKAKAEIWASFEQEKEKLAKRVDEIANEIVEKLLKKAA; this comes from the coding sequence ATGGAAGGAAATATTGTAAGTCTCAACGCCACGGTCATCGTTCAGATGATCAACTTCCTTGTTTTTATGGTGATTATGGACAAAGTCCTGTTTAAACCTATGATCACCCATCTCGCCAAGAGAGAAGAGGAGCTTAATGTTCTGAAGCTTGAGGCGGAGGAGTTACGAAAGAGTGCTGAGAAGTTTTTACAAGAGTATCAGGCTGTAATAGCCGAAGCTAAAGAGAAAGCCAAAGAGCTTCTCAACGCTGCTCTTAAAGAAGCCAAAGAAGAGAGAGAAAGGATTATCTCTCAGGCTCAAGAAGAGATGCAGGCTAAAGTTGAGAAAGCCAAAGCTGAAATCTGGGCATCTTTCGAGCAGGAGAAAGAGAAGCTTGCTAAAAGAGTTGATGAAATCGCCAACGAAATTGTTGAAAAGCTTCTTAAGAAAGCGGCGTAA
- the atpF gene encoding F0F1 ATP synthase subunit B, which translates to MDSMLMWKTINTIILIALLYKFLKKPLGNMISQGISGIVEKFESAQKEKEDALQLLKEAERKAKEARAEAEEIIKHAEEVAEKQKAQMVAEAKEMAERILSAADEEIERELLKAKKELQAYAAAQAVELAKEKIKGQVDEEFNKKIIKTSLSQIAKEGVL; encoded by the coding sequence ATGGATTCTATGCTTATGTGGAAAACTATTAATACCATTATTCTTATCGCGCTCCTCTACAAGTTTCTAAAAAAACCGCTTGGAAACATGATTTCCCAGGGTATAAGCGGTATTGTTGAAAAATTTGAGTCAGCTCAAAAAGAGAAGGAAGATGCGCTTCAGCTTTTGAAAGAGGCTGAGAGAAAGGCAAAGGAAGCCAGGGCAGAAGCTGAAGAGATCATCAAGCATGCTGAAGAAGTGGCAGAAAAGCAAAAAGCTCAAATGGTTGCAGAAGCCAAGGAAATGGCAGAGAGAATTCTTTCTGCTGCTGACGAAGAGATAGAAAGAGAGCTTTTAAAGGCTAAGAAGGAACTTCAGGCTTATGCTGCTGCTCAAGCGGTAGAGCTTGCTAAGGAAAAGATAAAAGGTCAGGTTGATGAAGAGTTTAACAAGAAAATCATCAAAACAAGCCTTTCCCAAATCGCTAAGGAGGGAGTGCTTTGA
- the atpH gene encoding ATP synthase F1 subunit delta: MKTDVRTAKKYAKELVNKLSKEELEEVHEELYEVASLFDEKAIKYLASPAVDKKEKFEFVKKILDKIDVTIELKEVLLEMAEKGDFYLIKLVEKEFKKYVDFILGRVQGELISTTKLDKETIKFVKQQIEKISGKKVGLEVIIDPSIIGGFIVKVGDRVIDASIKTQLENLKKELAE; this comes from the coding sequence TTGAAAACGGATGTGAGAACAGCCAAAAAGTACGCTAAAGAGCTTGTAAATAAGCTTTCCAAAGAAGAACTCGAGGAGGTTCACGAGGAGCTTTACGAGGTAGCTTCTCTCTTTGATGAAAAAGCTATAAAGTATCTGGCAAGTCCTGCGGTTGACAAGAAAGAAAAATTTGAATTCGTTAAGAAAATACTCGATAAGATCGATGTTACTATTGAACTGAAAGAAGTTCTTCTTGAAATGGCAGAAAAGGGAGATTTCTATCTTATCAAGCTTGTTGAGAAAGAGTTTAAAAAGTATGTTGACTTTATACTTGGTAGAGTTCAGGGAGAACTTATAAGTACCACCAAGCTTGATAAAGAAACAATAAAGTTTGTTAAGCAGCAGATAGAGAAGATTTCAGGTAAGAAAGTCGGTCTTGAAGTTATTATAGATCCTTCAATTATAGGTGGCTTCATAGTAAAGGTTGGCGATAGGGTTATTGATGCTTCCATAAAGACACAACTTGAAAACCTGAAAAAAGAACTTGCAGAATAA
- the atpA gene encoding F0F1 ATP synthase subunit alpha: MQVRSEEVLELIKKQIEEFEYSIKFEETGIVIKVGDGVARVYGLDDVEYGEVVEFEDGTEGVAFNLEEDNVGIVLLGEGRGIVEGGKVKRTGRILDVPVGDALIGRVVDALGNPIDGKGDIDYAERRAVERIAPGIVTRKPVHEPLQTGIKAIDALIPIGRGQRELIIGDRQTGKTTIAIDTILNQKRENVICVYCAVGQKRSTVAQTIELLRRLGALDYTIVVSATASEPAALQYLAPFAAVTIAEYFRDTERAALIIYDDLSKQAVAYREMSLLLRRPPGREAYPGDVFYLHSRLLERAAKLNDELGAGSLTALPIIETKAGDISAYIPTNVISITDGQIFLETNLFYKGQRPAINVGLSVSRVGGAAQIKAMKQVAGKLRLELARYRELEAFSQFASDLDPATRAQLERGRRMMELLKQPPYNPIPVEKQIVAFFAAINGYIDDIPVESVTKFERELYAFMDAEYPEILNEILEKKKIDDELEKKLHEAIRKFKETFEA, from the coding sequence ATGCAGGTGAGATCAGAAGAAGTATTGGAGCTGATAAAAAAGCAGATTGAAGAGTTTGAGTACTCCATAAAATTTGAAGAAACAGGTATTGTTATTAAAGTTGGCGATGGTGTTGCCAGAGTTTACGGTCTTGATGATGTTGAGTATGGGGAAGTTGTTGAATTTGAAGATGGAACGGAAGGTGTTGCCTTTAACCTTGAAGAGGACAACGTCGGTATCGTTCTTTTAGGTGAGGGAAGAGGAATTGTCGAAGGTGGAAAAGTAAAGAGAACAGGAAGGATCCTTGATGTTCCTGTTGGAGATGCTCTTATAGGAAGAGTTGTTGATGCTCTTGGAAATCCTATAGACGGAAAAGGCGATATCGATTATGCTGAGAGAAGAGCGGTTGAGAGAATTGCTCCCGGTATCGTTACCAGGAAACCTGTTCACGAACCTCTCCAGACGGGAATTAAAGCTATTGATGCTCTGATTCCTATCGGTAGAGGGCAAAGAGAGCTTATTATTGGTGATAGACAGACAGGAAAAACAACAATTGCTATTGATACAATTCTTAACCAGAAAAGAGAAAATGTTATCTGTGTTTACTGTGCAGTTGGACAGAAAAGGTCAACTGTTGCTCAAACAATAGAACTTTTAAGAAGATTAGGTGCTCTTGACTATACTATCGTTGTTTCTGCTACTGCATCTGAACCTGCCGCTCTCCAATATCTTGCACCGTTTGCAGCAGTAACAATTGCTGAATATTTTAGAGATACCGAAAGGGCAGCACTTATAATATATGATGACCTTTCCAAGCAGGCTGTTGCTTACAGGGAAATGTCACTTCTCTTGAGACGTCCTCCAGGTCGTGAAGCTTATCCTGGTGATGTTTTCTATCTTCACTCAAGACTTCTTGAAAGAGCTGCGAAGCTTAATGATGAGCTTGGGGCAGGTTCTCTTACAGCTCTTCCAATTATTGAAACAAAGGCTGGTGATATTTCAGCATACATTCCAACAAACGTTATTTCTATTACTGATGGTCAGATCTTCCTTGAAACAAACCTGTTCTACAAGGGTCAGAGACCTGCTATTAACGTTGGTCTTTCTGTTTCAAGGGTCGGTGGTGCGGCCCAAATAAAGGCTATGAAGCAAGTTGCCGGTAAGCTCCGTCTTGAGCTTGCAAGATACAGGGAACTTGAGGCCTTTTCACAGTTTGCTTCCGATCTTGATCCTGCTACGAGAGCTCAGCTTGAGCGTGGTAGGAGAATGATGGAACTTCTCAAGCAACCCCCTTACAATCCTATTCCTGTCGAGAAGCAAATAGTAGCTTTCTTTGCAGCTATCAACGGTTACATTGATGACATTCCAGTGGAGAGCGTTACAAAGTTTGAGAGAGAGCTTTACGCATTCATGGATGCTGAATATCCTGAAATTCTCAATGAAATTCTTGAGAAGAAGAAGATTGATGACGAGCTTGAGAAAAAACTCCATGAAGCTATAAGGAAATTCAAGGAGACCTTTGAAGCCTAA
- the atpG gene encoding ATP synthase F1 subunit gamma codes for MPSMRDIKNKIKSLKGTKRITSAMKAVSAAKLRKAQGELYRIRPYASVMKGIFQNLCYRGNVVEFPILAKRPVFRVELVLIGSDKGLCGAFNSNIIREVNKFAKEKKREGITISLTTVGNKLSQFFTRHSNLKVRKEYRNVFRRIGAPLAEEIAEELYTGYVTEYCDEIYLVYNKFVNPLVQEVTFEKILPLEPEEMEFKSEGEYYMEQDESVIDEAVKAYIRAAVLRALKESETSEHAARMTAMDNATKNTEDMIHKLTLSFNKARQAAITKELIEITTAIEAMK; via the coding sequence ATGCCAAGTATGAGAGACATTAAAAATAAAATTAAGAGTTTGAAAGGAACAAAGCGGATAACGTCTGCAATGAAGGCGGTATCCGCTGCCAAGCTCCGTAAAGCTCAAGGCGAACTTTACAGAATTCGTCCTTATGCAAGTGTTATGAAAGGGATATTTCAGAATCTATGTTATAGAGGAAATGTTGTTGAATTTCCTATACTTGCAAAAAGGCCTGTTTTCAGAGTTGAACTTGTGCTTATAGGTTCTGATAAGGGACTATGTGGAGCTTTTAATTCAAACATTATTAGAGAAGTGAACAAGTTTGCGAAAGAGAAAAAGAGAGAAGGTATAACGATAAGTTTAACTACAGTTGGCAATAAGCTTTCTCAATTCTTCACAAGACATTCAAATTTGAAGGTCCGTAAGGAATATAGAAACGTATTCAGGAGAATCGGTGCTCCCCTTGCAGAGGAAATTGCAGAAGAACTTTATACAGGTTATGTTACTGAATACTGTGATGAAATTTACCTGGTTTACAATAAGTTTGTTAATCCGCTTGTCCAGGAGGTAACTTTTGAAAAAATTCTGCCTCTGGAACCTGAAGAGATGGAATTTAAGTCAGAAGGTGAATATTACATGGAACAGGATGAATCTGTTATAGACGAAGCGGTAAAAGCCTATATACGTGCTGCTGTTTTAAGAGCACTTAAAGAGTCTGAAACCTCTGAACACGCTGCACGTATGACTGCAATGGATAACGCTACTAAGAATACAGAAGACATGATTCATAAGCTCACCCTTTCATTTAACAAAGCAAGGCAAGCGGCAATTACGAAAGAGCTTATCGAGATTACAACAGCTATTGAGGCAATGAAATAG
- the atpD gene encoding F0F1 ATP synthase subunit beta, producing the protein MAEHRGKIVQIVGPVIDVEFADGKLPELYHALYIPDVKQVTWDGKITKGKLYMEVHQHLGDNKVRCVAFGATEGLKRGMEVVDTGDYLKVPVGHATRGRIFNVVGEPVDAAGPVEAEEYWPIHRPAPPLTEQKATAEIFETGIKVIDLLEPYAKGGKTGLFGGAGVGKTVLLMELIHNVAMKHGGFSVFAGVGERTREGTDLWLEMKESGVLENTVLVYGQMNEPPGNRWRVAMTGVTMAEYFRDVEGRDMMFFVDNMFRFIQAGSEVSALLGRIPSEVGYQPTLATEVGALQERITSTTKGSITSVQAIYVPADDFTDPAPFTLFAHLDATTVLSRALAEQGIYPAVDPLESTSRMLAPEYVGERHYRVAREVQRYLQRYKELLEIIAILGMEELSEEDKLVVHRARRIQLFLTQPFHVAEVFTGMPGRYVTVEETIEGFEKIISGELDHLPENAFYMVGNIEEAIEKGEKLLKEAEAKA; encoded by the coding sequence ATGGCTGAGCACAGAGGAAAAATTGTTCAGATTGTAGGACCTGTTATAGATGTTGAGTTTGCTGATGGCAAATTACCAGAGCTTTACCATGCGCTTTATATTCCTGATGTAAAGCAGGTAACATGGGACGGTAAGATTACGAAAGGAAAACTTTATATGGAAGTCCACCAGCACCTTGGTGATAACAAGGTTAGATGTGTTGCTTTTGGTGCTACAGAGGGACTTAAAAGGGGTATGGAAGTTGTTGATACCGGTGATTATCTAAAAGTTCCTGTCGGACACGCTACAAGAGGAAGGATTTTTAACGTTGTTGGAGAACCTGTTGATGCTGCTGGTCCTGTTGAAGCGGAAGAATACTGGCCTATACACAGACCTGCTCCACCTCTTACAGAGCAGAAAGCAACAGCTGAAATTTTTGAAACTGGAATTAAAGTTATTGATCTTCTTGAGCCGTATGCGAAAGGTGGAAAGACAGGACTGTTTGGTGGTGCCGGTGTTGGTAAGACGGTTCTTCTTATGGAACTTATCCATAACGTTGCTATGAAGCACGGTGGTTTCTCTGTTTTTGCTGGTGTTGGTGAGAGGACCAGGGAAGGAACAGATCTTTGGCTTGAAATGAAAGAGTCAGGTGTTCTTGAAAATACAGTTCTCGTTTACGGTCAGATGAACGAACCTCCTGGAAACAGGTGGCGTGTTGCTATGACTGGTGTAACAATGGCTGAGTATTTCCGTGATGTTGAAGGTCGTGATATGATGTTTTTTGTAGATAACATGTTCAGATTTATTCAGGCTGGTTCAGAAGTTTCGGCTCTGCTTGGCAGGATCCCTTCTGAAGTTGGTTATCAGCCTACACTTGCTACAGAGGTTGGCGCACTTCAGGAAAGAATTACATCTACCACCAAAGGTTCTATTACATCCGTGCAGGCTATTTACGTTCCTGCTGATGACTTTACCGACCCAGCTCCGTTTACACTATTTGCTCACCTTGACGCTACGACTGTTCTTTCAAGGGCACTTGCAGAACAGGGTATTTATCCTGCTGTTGATCCGCTTGAATCAACATCAAGAATGCTTGCACCAGAATACGTTGGCGAAAGACATTACAGGGTAGCAAGAGAAGTTCAAAGATATCTTCAGAGATATAAGGAGCTTCTTGAAATTATCGCTATTCTTGGTATGGAAGAGCTTTCAGAAGAAGATAAGCTTGTTGTTCATAGAGCAAGAAGGATACAGCTCTTCCTGACTCAGCCGTTCCACGTTGCTGAGGTATTTACAGGTATGCCAGGTAGGTATGTAACAGTTGAAGAAACGATTGAAGGTTTTGAAAAGATTATCAGCGGTGAGCTTGATCATCTTCCAGAAAACGCCTTCTATATGGTTGGTAACATAGAAGAGGCTATAGAGAAAGGCGAAAAACTTTTAAAAGAAGCAGAAGCTAAAGCTTAA
- a CDS encoding gamma-glutamylcyclotransferase family protein, producing the protein MFHLLFVYGTLMSGFSANIFLSDNHFVGYGVLYGARLLHLEDGYPAVIDGSGKVFGELYQVDTWTLKAIDFFEDFFESLPERSLYIRTIKPVRLLPYGDFVDAWVYLLNPYLIENKNYVEVPGGNWRDFLKKLLML; encoded by the coding sequence ATGTTTCATCTTCTTTTTGTTTATGGGACTTTAATGTCAGGATTTTCGGCAAATATATTCTTATCTGATAATCACTTTGTCGGTTACGGTGTTCTTTACGGTGCCCGGTTATTGCATCTTGAAGATGGATATCCTGCGGTTATAGATGGTAGCGGAAAGGTTTTTGGTGAGCTTTATCAGGTGGATACTTGGACGCTTAAAGCCATTGATTTTTTCGAAGATTTCTTTGAATCTTTACCAGAAAGAAGTTTATATATAAGAACAATCAAACCTGTTAGATTGTTGCCTTATGGAGATTTTGTTGATGCATGGGTATATCTTTTAAATCCATACCTCATTGAAAACAAAAATTATGTAGAAGTACCGGGAGGCAATTGGAGAGATTTTCTTAAGAAATTATTAATGCTATAA
- the fbp gene encoding class 1 fructose-bisphosphatase — MIPLTTYLFQKAVRNPVIDDALVLIISEITSAAKIISGKVRKAALLDILGSARKTNVQGEEVQKLDELANEIIIETLKCTGKACMLASEEVEDCLVLSDTGYSIAFDPLDGSSNIDVNVSIGTIFSIQKEDVKKPGREQIAAGYVIYGPSTMLVLAFKDSVSVFCLDPESGNFILVKDNFKMPEKGKIYSINEANYHKWTEDGLRKFVDSLKEQKYTLRYVGSMVADVHRTLFKGGIFIYPADVKNKNGKLRLLYEANPMSFIVENAGGLATTGKEPILDVVPQELHQRVPVILGSKWEVEECLKYLNG; from the coding sequence ATGATTCCTTTGACGACATATCTCTTTCAGAAAGCAGTTAGAAATCCAGTAATAGATGATGCTCTTGTTCTTATAATCAGTGAGATAACATCGGCTGCCAAAATTATCTCAGGAAAGGTTAGAAAAGCTGCCCTTCTTGATATTTTGGGTTCCGCTCGGAAAACTAATGTTCAGGGAGAAGAGGTTCAAAAGCTTGATGAACTGGCAAATGAAATAATAATTGAAACCTTAAAGTGCACAGGAAAAGCATGTATGCTTGCTTCTGAAGAGGTTGAAGACTGCCTTGTTCTTTCAGATACCGGTTATTCAATAGCCTTTGATCCTCTTGACGGTTCTTCAAACATCGATGTTAACGTTAGTATAGGGACTATCTTTTCCATCCAAAAAGAGGATGTTAAAAAGCCAGGAAGAGAACAGATAGCAGCCGGCTACGTTATCTACGGACCAAGCACGATGCTTGTTCTTGCATTCAAGGATTCTGTTTCTGTTTTCTGTCTTGATCCTGAAAGCGGTAACTTTATTCTTGTTAAAGATAACTTTAAAATGCCTGAGAAAGGGAAAATATACTCTATAAATGAAGCAAACTATCACAAATGGACCGAAGATGGGTTGAGGAAATTTGTAGATTCATTGAAAGAGCAAAAATATACATTAAGATATGTGGGTTCAATGGTTGCTGATGTTCACAGGACGCTTTTTAAGGGAGGCATATTCATTTATCCTGCCGATGTTAAAAATAAAAACGGAAAGTTGAGACTTCTTTATGAAGCCAATCCTATGTCTTTTATAGTAGAGAATGCAGGTGGACTGGCGACAACAGGTAAGGAACCTATTCTGGATGTTGTTCCTCAAGAACTCCATCAGAGAGTGCCTGTTATCCTTGGTAGTAAATGGGAAGTGGAAGAATGTCTCAAATATTTAAATGGATGA
- the ppk1 gene encoding polyphosphate kinase 1, translated as MRKEIDLSSPKLLINRELSWLEFNRRVLQEAEDETNPLLERLKFLAIFFTNLDEFFMIRVAGLKQQISAGINRPSPDGLTPKEQLKKVSSKTKNLLKSVETQFRKLIRELKNNSIYFHRYDKLNKSLKKIADKYFYEFVYPVLTPLAVDITHPFPHLSNLSFNVIVEIYEEELKFGLVPVPKNLPRFIKLKEDDNEVHYVLLEDLIIHNIESLFPEQNIAKVATMRITRDADIVIQEDEADDLLEEVEKGIRKRRFGKPVRLEINGCSEYMVNFLKDELELKEEDIFSLNIPLNLSDLWNVYETIDRPELKFPIYTPFYPGAFNIDIFSALKMKDFILFHPYESIDPVVELVEEAAEDPNVLAIKQTLYRVGKNSPIVEALKKAAQNGKEVVAVVEIKARFDEESNITWAKQLEEEGVHVVYGIPGLKTHAKLLMIVRREDDTLKRYVHIGTGNYNVSTAKIYSDVGFLTTDPVIGEDVSKLFNVITGYFHPPELSKIYMSPVTLKKKVLHLIEREAKAGKEGRIVAKMNSLVDPEVIRALYRASQKGVKIDLIVRGICCLRPGIEGVSENIKVISIVGKYLEHARIFYFKNGGDEEIYISSADWMPRNFHRRIETMVSIENPELKSFLKEILEIQLKDTAKVRILTPTGDYVRPEERDFNSQEYFERWIREVKV; from the coding sequence GTGAGAAAAGAGATAGACCTTTCAAGTCCGAAACTTCTGATAAACAGGGAGTTAAGCTGGCTTGAATTCAATCGTAGAGTTTTACAGGAAGCGGAAGATGAGACTAATCCTCTCCTTGAGCGTTTAAAGTTTCTTGCAATATTTTTTACAAACCTTGATGAATTTTTTATGATAAGGGTTGCCGGTTTAAAGCAACAGATCTCTGCAGGTATTAACCGTCCGTCACCGGATGGTTTGACACCCAAAGAGCAGCTTAAAAAAGTTTCTTCAAAAACAAAGAATTTACTTAAAAGTGTTGAAACACAATTCAGAAAACTTATAAGGGAGTTAAAAAATAACTCAATTTATTTTCACCGTTACGATAAACTAAATAAATCGTTAAAAAAGATTGCCGATAAATATTTTTACGAATTTGTTTATCCTGTTTTAACGCCGCTTGCCGTTGATATAACGCATCCGTTTCCTCATCTTTCGAATTTGAGTTTTAACGTTATTGTTGAGATTTACGAGGAAGAGTTGAAATTCGGCCTTGTTCCCGTTCCTAAAAATTTGCCGCGATTTATAAAACTGAAAGAAGACGATAATGAGGTTCATTACGTTTTGCTTGAAGATTTAATTATTCATAATATAGAGAGTCTATTTCCGGAACAGAATATTGCTAAGGTTGCAACGATGAGAATTACGAGAGATGCTGATATTGTTATTCAGGAAGATGAGGCAGACGACCTTCTGGAAGAAGTGGAAAAAGGAATAAGGAAAAGGCGTTTTGGAAAGCCTGTCAGGCTTGAGATAAATGGATGTTCCGAATACATGGTTAACTTTTTGAAGGACGAGCTTGAACTTAAAGAGGAAGATATCTTTTCTCTGAATATTCCCCTCAATCTTTCTGATCTGTGGAATGTTTACGAAACCATCGATAGACCGGAATTGAAATTTCCTATATATACGCCTTTTTACCCTGGAGCTTTCAATATTGATATCTTTTCCGCTCTAAAAATGAAAGATTTTATCCTTTTTCACCCTTACGAGTCGATAGATCCCGTCGTTGAACTTGTTGAAGAGGCTGCAGAAGACCCTAATGTTCTTGCCATTAAGCAGACTCTTTACAGGGTAGGAAAAAATTCGCCGATAGTTGAAGCTCTTAAAAAGGCTGCTCAGAACGGGAAAGAGGTGGTTGCAGTTGTCGAGATAAAGGCAAGGTTTGACGAAGAGAGTAATATTACCTGGGCCAAACAACTGGAAGAAGAAGGTGTTCATGTCGTTTATGGAATTCCCGGACTTAAAACCCACGCCAAGCTTTTGATGATAGTGAGGCGTGAAGACGATACCCTTAAACGTTATGTTCATATAGGGACAGGCAACTACAATGTTTCTACGGCTAAAATCTATTCGGACGTTGGTTTTCTTACCACTGATCCTGTAATTGGCGAGGATGTTTCAAAACTTTTCAATGTTATTACTGGATACTTTCATCCGCCTGAACTCAGCAAAATTTATATGTCACCGGTTACCCTTAAAAAGAAGGTTCTTCATCTGATAGAAAGAGAAGCGAAAGCAGGGAAAGAGGGAAGGATTGTTGCAAAGATGAATTCTCTTGTTGATCCTGAAGTTATCAGGGCACTTTACAGGGCTTCGCAAAAAGGTGTAAAAATTGACCTTATCGTCAGAGGTATTTGCTGTTTAAGGCCGGGAATAGAAGGTGTAAGTGAAAATATAAAGGTAATAAGTATTGTAGGTAAATATCTTGAACATGCGAGGATTTTCTATTTTAAAAACGGCGGTGATGAGGAGATATACATAAGTAGTGCTGACTGGATGCCGCGGAACTTTCACCGTAGAATAGAAACAATGGTGTCAATAGAGAACCCTGAGCTAAAATCTTTTCTAAAAGAGATTCTTGAGATTCAGCTGAAAGATACGGCAAAGGTGAGGATTTTGACTCCAACCGGTGATTATGTTCGTCCCGAAGAGAGAGACTTTAATTCCCAGGAGTATTTTGAAAGATGGATAAGAGAGGTTAAGGTATGA
- a CDS encoding SixA phosphatase family protein, with the protein MREIFLIRHAKAVDRENWKGDDCDRPLKEKGKIEFRAFAERIKNLFPEKITIVSSPCARAVETAKILSEIIRSDVKTTELLLPDADVDDYLKVLKKFEGDIAIVAHQPDLSIFLNELICVNPSRIKFKKGSIAKVSKKDGRFFLEWFMAPSVVEDIE; encoded by the coding sequence ATGAGGGAGATTTTTCTGATAAGGCATGCAAAAGCTGTTGATAGAGAAAACTGGAAAGGTGACGATTGTGACAGACCTTTAAAAGAAAAGGGCAAAATAGAGTTCAGGGCTTTTGCCGAGAGAATAAAGAATCTGTTTCCGGAAAAAATTACAATTGTTTCAAGTCCCTGCGCAAGAGCAGTTGAAACGGCAAAAATACTTTCTGAGATTATCAGATCAGACGTTAAAACGACAGAACTTTTGCTTCCCGATGCCGATGTTGATGATTACCTGAAGGTTTTGAAAAAGTTCGAAGGAGATATTGCTATTGTTGCACATCAGCCTGACCTTTCCATCTTTTTAAACGAGCTTATCTGTGTAAATCCTTCCCGCATAAAGTTTAAAAAAGGTAGTATTGCAAAGGTTTCTAAAAAGGATGGAAGGTTCTTTCTGGAATGGTTTATGGCACCTTCAGTTGTTGAAGATATTGAATAG
- a CDS encoding polysaccharide lyase family 7 protein, with the protein MKKLLFLYIFVLMSAYRPAVSDVLYPYDIKSFRKLLNTCKLQAPYSTFNKIYSTHYGNFKNFKTKYFYAKDKSIVFRMCGVGRRCELRFKDEWQIPVKKEKWLKLTLRLMPLNNVKEFTFIQIHSKPSKYCSVNKPLLRIAWLKGHIWAILRKNMYSHFYEKIDLGKSPEGFFSIKLGIFKNKLFIKLGKSVEKQFDVGYWEGCKNYFKLGVYLQSSGCGEIILKSASVSF; encoded by the coding sequence ATGAAAAAGTTGCTGTTTTTGTATATTTTTGTGTTGATGTCAGCATATAGGCCTGCCGTTTCAGATGTTCTTTATCCTTATGATATTAAATCTTTTCGGAAACTTCTTAATACCTGTAAATTGCAGGCACCGTATAGTACCTTTAATAAAATTTATTCGACTCATTACGGAAATTTCAAAAATTTTAAAACAAAATATTTCTATGCAAAAGATAAAAGTATAGTTTTCAGAATGTGTGGTGTTGGCAGGAGATGCGAATTAAGGTTTAAAGATGAATGGCAAATACCTGTAAAAAAAGAGAAATGGTTGAAGTTAACTTTGAGATTGATGCCGTTAAACAATGTTAAGGAGTTTACGTTTATACAGATACATTCAAAACCATCAAAGTATTGTAGTGTCAATAAGCCGCTTCTTAGAATCGCCTGGTTAAAAGGGCATATCTGGGCTATTTTGAGAAAAAATATGTATAGTCACTTTTATGAAAAAATAGATCTTGGAAAGAGTCCGGAAGGTTTTTTTAGCATAAAGCTAGGGATTTTTAAGAATAAACTTTTCATAAAGCTGGGAAAAAGTGTAGAAAAGCAATTTGATGTTGGATACTGGGAGGGGTGTAAAAACTATTTTAAATTGGGTGTGTATCTTCAAAGTAGCGGTTGCGGGGAGATTATACTAAAATCGGCAAGCGTCAGTTTTTGA